In Dioscorea cayenensis subsp. rotundata cultivar TDr96_F1 chromosome 9, TDr96_F1_v2_PseudoChromosome.rev07_lg8_w22 25.fasta, whole genome shotgun sequence, a genomic segment contains:
- the LOC120269007 gene encoding putative disease resistance RPP13-like protein 1 yields the protein MASAALSAIAGALLSPLRDISLEKLISYLWDYLSSSPSPSSPDEEETQQQLMDSLEALEDVKLNVKVMQSRIMRLFEKHKQNERVVGLHNKLKDVSYDIQDLESEMKYMELERKVQEINKADQETFTASQSSRGLKRLFKFSPQSSEKKRRLLTSSQSLGLSTDDELVRKITSIIKQINSIESKLKDEIKLEEWFDQITLNGVYDPREQLHFTQNKRVTTSSTFDREIYGRDDEIQRLIGFLKEPNVNDNISIVPIIGMGGMGKTTLAQVVFNIREVENYFDKKAWICVSHHFDRFRITKEIVDIISPIVQCGNTTNLDLLERELERHLTGKKFLLVLDDVWSDEWQHLLIPLQSAQPQAVKIIVTCRDPTVLKSIDKGNQIILEGLCDQDYWSFFVNCAFAKKNPNNYSQALHDIGKCIIRKLKGSPLAAKTVGKLLGRSLTEKHWKDVLESDLWKLETDAHDIMPALALSYYHLPRHLQQCFVFCSVVPKSYVCYVDDLISMWIANGLYTRK from the exons ATGGCTTCTGCAGCTTTATCCGCCATTGCAGGGGCTCTTCTTTCACCTTTGCGTGACATTAGTTTGGAGAAACTGATCAGTTATTTATGGGATTAtctatcatcatcaccatcaccatcttcCCCTGATGAAGAAGAGACACAGCAACAACTGATGGATTCATTGGAAGCCTTGGAAGATGTCAAGCTGAATGTCAAGGTGATGCAAAGTAGAATTATGAGAttgtttgaaaaacataagCAAAATGAGAGGGTGGTGGGTTTGCACAACAAACTCAAAGATGTTAGTTATGACATACAAGACTTGGAATCAGAGATGAAGTACATGGAGTTGGAGAGAAAGGTGCAGGAGATCAACAAAGCTGATCAAGAAACTTTCACTGCTAGCCAATCCAGTAGAGGACTAAAGCGATTGTTTAAGTTTTCTCCCCAGTCAAGTGAGAAAAAACGTCGCCTTTTGACGTCATCACAATCCTTGGGTTTGTCAACAG ATGATGAGCTTGTGAGAAAGATTACTagtattataaaacaaataaatagtattGAATCTAAGTTGAAGGATGAGATCAAGTTGGAAGAATGGTTTGACCAGATCACATTGAATGGAGTTTATGATCCAAGGGAACAACTTCACTTCACCCAAAACAAACGTGTCACCACATCATCAACATTTGACAGGGAGATATATGGTCGAGATGATGAAATACAACGGTTGATTGGGTTTCTCAAAGAACCAAATGTCAATGATAATATTTCTATTGTTCCGATCATAGGGATGGGTGGTATGGGTAAAACCACTTTGGCTCAGGTTGTCTTCAACATTAGAGAAGTAGAAAACTATTTTGACAAAAAAGCATGGATATGTGTATCACATCACTTTGACAGATTCAGAATCACCAAAGAAATAGTTGATATTATTAGTCCAATTGTTCAATGTGGCAACACCACCAACTTGGATCTTCTTGAGAGAGAACTCGAAAGGCATTTAACAGGGAAGAAATTCTTATTGGTGTTAGATGATGTTTGGTCTGATGAATGGCAACATCTCCTTATTCCTCTCCAATCCGCACAACCACAAGCTGTTAAAATCATTGTGACTTGTAGAGACCCTACGGTATTAAAAAGCATAGACAAGGGAAATCAAATTATTTTGGAAGGTTTGTGTGATCAAGACTATTGGTCATTTTTTGTGAATTGTGCCTTTGCTAAAAAGAATCCTAATAATTATTCACAGGCACTGCATGATATAGGAAAGTGCATAATAAGAAAGCTAAAAGGATCACCATTAGCAGCGAAGACGGTGGGAAAGCTTTTAGGACGTAGTCTAACAGAGAAGCATTGGAAGGATGTATTGGAGAGTGATTTGTGGAAACTAGAAACTGATGCACATGATATTATGCCTGCTCTTGCATTGAGTTACTATCATCTACCTCGGCATCTTCAGCAATGCTTTGTCTTTTGTTCGGTGGTTCCTAAAAGTTATGTCTGTTATGTGGATGACCTGATCAGCATGTGGATAGCCAATGGGCTATATACACGAAAGTAG